In Paralichthys olivaceus isolate ysfri-2021 chromosome 1, ASM2471397v2, whole genome shotgun sequence, the following are encoded in one genomic region:
- the sult5a1 gene encoding sulfotransferase family 5A, member 1, whose translation MARLDVTEMFHGISFPGHLHTQESLELALRFPFRDTDVLIVSYPKSGTTWLQEIVTLILSRGDPHLNQTVPNWERAPWLEQYYSAAVLEASSATQRIITSHLPHHLLGPALQGSKAKVIYVYRDPKDVVVSFYHFHKMANFLPDAGTFEGFLKRFLEGTLNYGSWFDHVKGWSSQKNFMDNLLHITYEEMSLNLHDAIGKVSSFLQCPLVEEEVNNCVKLCSFASMKNNNMVNYTLIPHEIMDQSKGSFMRNGKTGDWKNMFTEEQNQYFEIVYKSKMQDYPEFV comes from the exons ATGGCCAGGTTGGATGTCACAGAGATGTTTCACGGTATTTCCTTCCCTGGACACCTGCACACCCAGGAGTCCTTAGAACTTGCTCTCAGATTTCCGTTTCGGGACACGGACGTTCTCATCGTCTCCTATCCGAAGTCAG GCACCACATGGCTGCAGGAAATTGTGACTCTAATTTTGAGCAGAGGGGACCCACATCTGAACCAAACTGTTCCAAACTGGGAGAGGGCTCCCTGGCTGGAGCAATACTACAGTGCAGCTGTACTGGAGGCCTCATCCGCCACACAACGCATCATCACCTCACACCTGCCTCATCACCTACTAGGCCCTGCCCTTCAGGGCTCCAAAGCCAAG GTTATCTATGTGTACAGAGACCCCAAAGACGTAGTGGTGTCCTTTTACCACTTTCACAAAATGGCCAACTTTCTTCCTGACGCTGGCACGTTTGAAGGGTTTTTAAAGAGATTCCTCGAGGGGACGC TGAACTATGGCTCCTGGTTTGACCACGTTAAAGGCTGGTCCAGTCAGAAGAATTTTATGGACAATCTGCTTCACATCACCTATGAAGAGATGTCGCTG AACCTACATGATGCCATAGGGAAGGTCAGCTCTTTCCTACAGTGTcccctggtggaggaggaggtcaaCAACTGTGTGAAACTTTGCAGCTTCGCCAGcatgaaaaataacaacatgGTCAACTACACCCTCATCCCTCATGAGATAATGGACCAAAGCAAGGGCTCCTTCATGAGAAATG GTAAGACTGGTGACTGGAAGAACATgttcacagaggagcagaatcaGTATTTCGAAATCGTCTACAAGTCCAAGATGCAGGACTACCCTGAGTTTGTGTGA
- the dpep1 gene encoding dipeptidase 1, giving the protein MLSRVISAVHLMVWISSCALAEDLYLTRALKLMSETPLIDGHNDLPWQLLKQFNNELNKVDLNNLKTTHTNIPKIKVGRLGAQFWSAYVPCETQYKDAVRQTLEQIDVVHRICQKYPETFMFATSSKEIMDAFNMNKTASLIGVEGGHSLDSSLGTLRVMYQLGVRYLTLTHSCNTPWADNWRVDTGSEPSQHNGLSPFGKRLIVEMNRLGMLIDLAHVTVAVMNQVLDMSRAPVIFSHSSAYSVCPHKRNVPDDVLKRVNQTRGIVMVNFYNDYVTCSKTAKVSDVADHFDHIKKVAGAGIIGFGGDYDGVTRLPEGLEDVSKVPNLVAELLRRGWTDEEVKAALGNNLLRVMREVEKVRDSLSDASPDDVPIPYEEVKNPCRTSFVFSSAGAVHSINALALLLTLALQALLTV; this is encoded by the exons ATGTTGTCCAGGGTTATCTCAGCTGTACATCTGATGGTGTGGATCAGTTCTTGTGCCCTCGCTGAGGACCTGTACTTGACCAGAGCTCTAAAGCTGATGTCTGAGACGCCACTTATCGACGG CCATAACGACCTGCCATGGCAACTTCTAAAGCAATTCAACAATGAGCTCAACAAAGTGGATCTCAACAAcctcaaaacaacacacaccaacatccCCAAGATCAAAGTGGGACGGCTGGGCGCACAG TTCTGGTCAGCCTACGTTCCCTGTGAGACTCAGTACAAAGATGCTGTCAGACAAACACTGGAGCAGATAGATGTGGTTCACAGGATTTGCCAAAAATACCCAGAAACCTTCATGTTCGCCACCAGTAGCAAAG AAATCATGGACGCCTTCAACATGAACAAGACAGCCAGTCTGATCGGGGTGGAGGGGGGTCATTCTTTAGACAGCAGTCTGGGCACCCTCCGTGTCATGTACCAGCTGGGGGTCCGCTACCTGACTCTCACACACTCCTGTAACACACCATG GGCTGATAACTGGCGTGTTGACACTGGATCAGAGCCATCTCAACACAATGGCCTGTCCCCATTCGGCAAG CGACTGATAGTGGAGATGAACCGGCTGGGAATGCTGATTGACCTGGCTCATGTGACTGTTGCAGTCATGAACCAGGTGCTAGATATGTCTAGAGCTCCCGTTATCTTCAGCCACTCCTCTGCCTACAGCGTCTGTCCACATAAGAGGAACGTCCCTGATGATGTTCTCAAGAGAGTC aatCAAACCAGAGGAATCGTCATGGTGAACTTCTACAACGACTATGTGACCTGCAGCAAGACCGCGAAGGTCTCGGATGTCGCTG ATCACTTTGACCATATCAAGAAAGTGGCCGGGGCGGGAATCATCGGATTTGGGGGAGATTACGATGGAGTTACCAG ATTACCAGAGGGTTTGGAGGATGTGTCCAAGGTCCCCAATCTGGTGGCTGAACTGCTGAGAAGAGGATGGACCGATGAAGAGGTTAAAGCTGCTCTGGGAAATAATCTGCTCCGTGTCATGAGAGAGGTCGAGAAG gtcCGTGACAGTCTGAGTGATGCGAGTCCAGATGATGTTCCTATTCCATATGAGGAGGTGAAGAACCCGTGCAGGACGAGCTTCGTGTTCTCCAGTGCCGGAGCCGTCCACTCCATCAATGCTCTGGCCCTGCTGCTCACACTAGCTCTGCAGGCTCTCCTCACAGTGTAA
- the slc22a31 gene encoding putative solute carrier family 22 member 31 produces the protein MATDACCTAPLHMDYETKIFPHTGGYGRYNRVVVVFSWFPNLAVMLNLFSDVFFTLIPESYHCKPDPQLLPSTFLLSNFSRQRYFNLTIPWVIGSGLSHCELYKYPANTSELSDTVPRERVSCTQGWEYSHSAGLQSNFVTEWNLVCSDYWKIPLQHICFMTGWILGYIFLGTLCDWYGRRRCFLLSIALSSLLGVAVCLSTSAEVFLLLRLAQGAVLAGVLLSSYITRLELCDPPHRLMVAMVSGFFALFAELLLPGIAVLCRDWPILQAVITLPLLLLLSYWCCASVFPESPRWLLATAQIPQVKRSFQEFSTRNGVCLRDEIYPGETVLSEIDSAYGEDCRPSYHSVLELRGTRVIWKNCLILSFTLLIGTGIQYCFTRNLHSYSTNFYFSYFLRVITGVLACIFICLSVNRFGRRGILLLSAIITGLSSLLLLALTQYLRGGLVLVFSVVGLLFSQALAMLSVFFACEVMPTVIRGGCLGLVLAAGCVGMAASSLMELQNNSGYFLHHVIFASFAVLSVLCIMLLPESKRKPLPDSLKEGENQRRPPLFLSRPDRDNLPLLCTRPPLSSYNPDSYSRLVSATRKILTKENLPYRISVPAHSPLLSSSETQGQDNEMQRVVVS, from the exons ATGGCCACGGACGCATGTTGCACGGCTCCTCTCCACATGGATTACGAGACGAAGATCTTCCCTCACACCGGCGGCTACGGACGCTACAACCGCGTCGTGGTCGTGTTCAGCTGGTTCCCCAACCTCGCGGTCATGCTGAACCTCTTCAGCGACGTCTTCTTCACACTGATCCCGGAATCGTACCACTGCAAGCCGGACCCGCAGCTGCTGCCATCCACCTTCCTCCTGAGCAACTTCTCCAGACAGCGCTACTTCAACCTCACCATCCCCTGGGTGATCGGCTCCGGCCTCAGCCACTGTGAGCTCTACAAGTACCCGGCCAACACCTCGGAGCTCTCAGACACCGTGCCCAGGGAGAGGGTGTCCTGCACCCAGGGGTGGGAGTACAGCCACTCAGCGGGGCTCCAGAGCAACTTTGTCACCGAG TGGAACCTGGTTTGCAGCGACTACTGGAAAATCCCTTTGCAGCACATCTGTTTCATGACAGGGTGGATTCTGGGATATATCTTCCTCGGTACATTATGTGACTG gtatGGTCGTCGGCgatgtttcctcctctccatcgCTCTGTCCAGTCTGTTGGGGGTCGCCGTGTGTTTGTCCACTAGTGCTGaggtgtttctgctgctgcgtcTCGCTCAAGGCGCCGTGCTCGCCGGGGTGCTCCTGTCCTCGTACATCACCA ggtTGGAGCTGTGTGATCCTCCCCATCGTCTCATGGTTGCCATGGTCAGCGGCTTCTTTGCCCTGtttgcagagctgctgttgcCGGGTATCGCCGTTTTGTGCCGAGATTGGCCCATTTTGCAGGCTGTGATCACgctgcctctgctcctgctgctctcctATTGGTG CTGTGCGTCAGTTTTTCCTGAGTCTCCTCGCTGGCTGCTGGCCACCGCTCAGATCCCTCAGGTGAAGAGGAGCTTCCAGGAATTTTCCACCAGAAATGGTGTTTGTCTGCGAGACGAAATCTACCCCGGTGAAACTGTGCTGTCAG AGATAGATTCAGCATATGGGGAAGACTGTCGCCCGAGCTACCACTCAGTTCTGGAGCTGCGTGGGACTCGTGTTATCTGGAAAAACTGCCTCATCCTCAGCTTCACTCT gttGATAGGAACAGGCATTCAGTACTGTTTCACCAGAAACCTGCACAGTTACTCCACCAACTTCTACTTCAGCTACTTCCTCAGAGTCATCACCGGAGTGCTGGCCTGcatcttcatctgtttgtccGTCAATCGCTTTGGTCGTCGTGGTATTCTCCTGCTGTCCGCTATCATCACCGGACTGtcgtcactgctgctgctggccctCACTCAGT acCTGCGTGGAGGCCTGGTGTTGGTGTTCTCTGTCGTGGGGCTGCTGTTCTCTCAGGCTCTCGCTATGCTCAGTGTGTTCTTCGCCTGTGAGGTGATGCCCACTGTCATTCG AGGTGGTTGCCTCGGCCTGGTGCTGGCAGCGGGATGTGTCGGCATGGCCGCCTCCTCCCTGATGGAGCTCCAGAACAACAGCGGCTACTTCCTCCACCATGTCATTTTTGCCTCCTTCGCTGTCCTCTCCGTCCTCTGCATAATGCTGCTTCCTGAAAGCAAACGCAAGCCGCTCCCAGACTCCCTGAAGGAGGGCGAGAACCAGAGGCGGCCTCCGCTCTTTCTGTCCCGGCCTGACAGGGACAACCTACCTCTGCTGTGCACCCGACCCCCTCTGTCGTCGTACAACCCAGACAGCTATTCCCGCTTGGTTTCCGCCACCAGGAAGATTTTGACTAAAGAGAATTTGCCGTATCGGATTTCTGTGCCGGCTCACTCCCCTCTGCTGTCGAGCAGTGAAACCCAGGGCCAAGACAATGAGATGCAGAGGGTGGTTGTTTCTTAA